Proteins co-encoded in one Halorussus vallis genomic window:
- a CDS encoding HAD-IIA family hydrolase → MKGVILAAGIGSRLRPLTLYEPKCCVTVGETPVLARQLRAYADAGVTDVTVVAGYLADDTRALCEEVAAERPELDVTVTESEVYANTDNMYSLYLAREAVAGEEFVLSNGDAVFDPGLLADLVDDDAGSAIASDPRTYSEEAMKVTVDDRGRVSHIAKDVPEDVAHAISNDVYRFSASFSAKLFEDVTRTIERDGEYGGWTEAAIDRVVRNHEHDLKPVDVGEYRWVEIDDTADLQTADLLFSSLSDLGEKEAAFFDLDGTVYLDDDLVDDAKGVLSRLREAGVDVYFLTNNSSKWKDDYAAKLSNLDIPTDPGDVLLSTDGVIEHLREADAGKVYVLGTETMREAVAGHGIDVVDDPAAADAPDAVVVGFDTELTYEKARTATLAIRNGATFLLAHPDAVCPTAEGFVPDCGAIGAMIETATDQSPAHVFGKPNAEMVEHVLDSKGYDPADVFVVGDRLETDVRLAENVGCESVCVLTGDATRIAVEKSEVRPSMVAPSVGALAQLLDGEPTTGAVPENASEGDSESENVATAPEER, encoded by the coding sequence ATGAAGGGAGTAATATTAGCGGCCGGTATCGGTTCTCGGCTGCGACCCCTGACGCTCTACGAACCGAAGTGTTGCGTGACCGTCGGCGAGACGCCCGTACTCGCCAGACAACTCCGCGCGTACGCCGACGCGGGAGTGACCGACGTGACCGTCGTCGCCGGCTACCTCGCCGACGATACCCGGGCGCTGTGCGAGGAGGTGGCGGCCGAGCGCCCCGAACTCGACGTGACGGTCACCGAGAGCGAGGTGTACGCCAACACGGACAACATGTACTCGCTCTACCTCGCGCGCGAGGCGGTCGCCGGCGAGGAGTTCGTCCTCAGCAACGGCGACGCCGTCTTCGACCCCGGCCTCCTCGCCGACCTCGTCGACGACGACGCGGGTAGCGCCATCGCCAGCGACCCCCGAACCTACTCCGAGGAGGCGATGAAGGTCACCGTCGACGACCGCGGCCGAGTGAGCCACATCGCCAAGGACGTCCCCGAGGACGTGGCTCACGCCATCTCGAACGACGTCTACCGCTTCTCGGCGTCGTTCTCGGCCAAACTGTTCGAGGACGTGACCCGGACCATCGAACGCGACGGCGAGTATGGCGGGTGGACCGAGGCCGCCATCGACCGGGTGGTCCGCAACCACGAACACGACCTCAAACCGGTCGACGTCGGCGAGTACCGCTGGGTCGAGATCGACGACACCGCCGACCTCCAGACCGCCGACCTGCTGTTCTCGTCGCTGTCGGACCTCGGCGAGAAGGAGGCGGCGTTCTTCGACCTCGACGGGACCGTCTACCTCGACGACGACCTGGTCGACGACGCCAAGGGGGTGCTCTCGCGCCTCCGGGAGGCGGGCGTCGACGTCTACTTCCTGACGAACAACTCCTCGAAGTGGAAGGACGACTACGCCGCGAAGCTCTCGAATCTCGACATCCCGACCGACCCCGGCGACGTGTTGCTCTCGACCGACGGCGTCATCGAACACCTCCGGGAGGCCGACGCCGGGAAGGTGTACGTCCTCGGCACCGAGACGATGCGCGAGGCGGTCGCCGGCCACGGCATCGACGTGGTCGACGACCCCGCCGCGGCCGACGCCCCCGATGCGGTCGTCGTCGGCTTCGATACGGAACTCACCTACGAGAAGGCCCGGACGGCGACGCTGGCGATTCGGAACGGCGCGACCTTCCTGCTGGCCCACCCTGACGCGGTGTGTCCGACCGCCGAGGGGTTCGTCCCCGACTGCGGGGCCATCGGCGCGATGATCGAAACCGCGACCGACCAGTCGCCCGCCCACGTCTTCGGCAAGCCGAACGCCGAGATGGTCGAACACGTCCTCGACTCGAAGGGCTACGACCCCGCGGACGTGTTCGTCGTCGGCGACCGCCTGGAGACGGACGTGCGACTCGCCGAGAACGTCGGTTGCGAGTCGGTCTGCGTGCTCACCGGCGACGCGACCCGCATCGCGGTCGAGAAGAGCGAGGTCCGACCCTCGATGGTCGCGCCGAGCGTCGGCGCGCTCGCGCAACTCCTCGACGGCGAACCGACGACCGGTGCGGTCCCCGAGAACGCGAGCGAGGGCGACTCCGAAAGCGAGAACGTCGCGACCGCGCCCGAAGAGCGATGA
- a CDS encoding glycerophosphodiester phosphodiesterase, which translates to MADTSGTTGHETPRRTEPSIIAHRGFAGVYPENTLAAVEQAAAGAGGSGPPEMIEVDVMPTADGDVVVFHDTTLGRVTNAPASVADRKVWETDSETLSELTVLGTGEAVPTLSAVLEAIPPSVGLNVEFKNPGSGDVRPRENLPPADRETQKELWLDFAEDVCATLATTDHEVLVSSFAEGALAAVREVDPAVPLAAVFADSIADGMEVARRYDTEAIHTPWNMIAGTPLFNEEYGSLGPYEEIDLVEVARQEGRAINVWTVESWYQATHLRAAGIDGLITDYPGVARFDDEPRAGRAD; encoded by the coding sequence ATGGCAGACACGAGCGGAACGACCGGGCACGAGACACCGAGACGAACCGAGCCATCGATCATCGCCCACCGCGGCTTCGCGGGCGTCTACCCCGAGAACACGCTGGCGGCCGTCGAACAGGCCGCCGCCGGCGCGGGCGGGTCGGGACCGCCCGAGATGATAGAGGTCGACGTGATGCCGACCGCCGACGGCGACGTGGTGGTCTTCCACGACACGACGCTCGGGCGGGTCACGAACGCGCCGGCGAGCGTCGCCGACCGGAAGGTGTGGGAGACCGACTCCGAGACGCTCTCGGAACTGACCGTCCTCGGCACCGGCGAAGCCGTGCCGACGCTCTCGGCCGTGCTGGAGGCGATTCCGCCGTCGGTCGGCCTGAACGTCGAGTTCAAGAACCCGGGGTCGGGAGACGTCCGACCGCGCGAGAACCTCCCGCCGGCCGACCGCGAAACCCAGAAGGAACTGTGGCTCGACTTCGCCGAGGACGTCTGCGCCACGCTGGCGACGACCGACCACGAGGTGCTGGTTTCGTCGTTCGCCGAGGGCGCGCTCGCGGCGGTCAGGGAGGTCGACCCCGCCGTGCCGCTGGCGGCGGTGTTCGCCGACTCCATCGCCGACGGGATGGAGGTTGCCCGCCGGTACGACACCGAGGCGATCCACACGCCGTGGAACATGATCGCTGGGACGCCGCTGTTCAACGAGGAGTACGGATCGCTCGGTCCGTACGAGGAAATCGACCTCGTGGAGGTCGCCCGACAGGAGGGCAGAGCTATCAACGTCTGGACGGTCGAGAGCTGGTACCAGGCGACCCACCTCCGGGCCGCGGGCATCGACGGCCTCATCACCGACTACCCCGGTGTGGCCCGGTTCGACGACGAACCGCGGGCCGGTCGCGCCGACTAG
- a CDS encoding sugar phosphate isomerase/epimerase family protein, with the protein MTDGGTTDVRFGYVTQTHTGDVTWREAIEEGARIGFDYAELYMDGATERRKFDPEDVRDAAADAGVDLLVHLPFVDLEIGSPRDPIREGSLEEQRACIDAAAAMGAEKAVLHASSHASPPEWDDEEIAPLLLESVRELDDYAAERDVEICVENLPGIQFTVHDFDRVFAETDAAMTFDTGHARVDGMDAEDIADFLDTHADRVSHVHVNDARSAADEHVPTGSGTLDFETALAPLREDWAGTVSAEVYTFDFDYLELSARKLESYF; encoded by the coding sequence ATGACGGACGGCGGGACGACCGACGTCCGGTTCGGCTACGTCACCCAGACCCACACGGGCGACGTGACGTGGCGCGAAGCGATAGAGGAGGGCGCGCGAATCGGCTTCGACTACGCCGAACTCTACATGGACGGCGCGACCGAGCGCCGGAAGTTCGACCCAGAGGACGTCCGCGACGCCGCCGCGGACGCCGGCGTCGACCTGCTGGTCCACCTCCCGTTCGTCGACCTCGAAATCGGGTCGCCTCGCGACCCGATTCGCGAGGGGTCGCTCGAAGAGCAACGGGCCTGCATCGACGCCGCGGCCGCGATGGGCGCGGAGAAGGCCGTCCTCCACGCGAGTTCCCACGCGAGTCCGCCCGAGTGGGACGACGAGGAGATAGCGCCCTTGCTCCTGGAATCGGTCCGCGAACTCGACGACTACGCCGCCGAGCGCGACGTCGAAATCTGCGTCGAGAACCTGCCGGGAATCCAGTTCACGGTCCACGACTTCGACCGCGTGTTCGCGGAAACCGACGCCGCGATGACCTTCGACACGGGCCACGCCCGCGTCGACGGGATGGACGCCGAGGACATCGCCGACTTCCTCGACACTCACGCCGACCGCGTGAGCCACGTCCACGTCAACGACGCCCGGAGCGCGGCCGACGAACACGTCCCGACTGGGTCGGGAACCCTGGACTTCGAAACCGCGCTAGCGCCGCTCCGCGAGGATTGGGCGGGCACCGTCTCGGCGGAGGTCTACACCTTCGACTTCGACTACCTGGAACTCAGCGCCCGGAAGTTAGAGAGCTACTTCTGA
- a CDS encoding CDP-glycerol glycerophosphotransferase family protein, with protein MTGATDRVRRWSNRAKERLDDAVGRLRYSVQYAGYLAVALLDGFREREESLWVFGARGGEAFADNTKYLYLHVAAEHPEIRPVWLAKDPDVVAELQANGYEAYRRYSLRGLALNLRAGVAFLTQGHRDLAMPACAGALTVLLWHGVPLKTISWDAEFPDEPPEVRAIHAAMAEEIDLLAVPSAELVDVFESGLRISRDRMGITGYPRNDALFGSIPGEELGTDAGALARVRALASDHPVVCYLPTYRSDAADSPTDHLDLRALDEFLAERDAYLVVKTHPKEEVSLPPNLDRIVQLPAATDVYPLLRYADALVTDYSSAYFDFLSLDRPVVFYPYDLERYRRRRGFYFDYDEVTPGPVVREFDGLLAALDGVLTDGDPYGDDRRAFRERLLDRNSDGSPGSASRSRIIYDTIRRRLTGENDEPDE; from the coding sequence GTGACGGGAGCGACCGACCGCGTCAGGCGGTGGTCGAATCGCGCGAAGGAGCGACTCGACGACGCCGTCGGCCGACTCCGCTACTCCGTCCAGTACGCGGGCTATCTCGCGGTGGCGCTCCTCGACGGTTTCCGGGAGCGCGAGGAGTCGCTGTGGGTGTTCGGCGCGCGCGGCGGCGAGGCGTTCGCGGACAACACCAAGTACCTCTACCTCCACGTCGCCGCCGAACACCCCGAGATTCGTCCGGTCTGGCTGGCGAAGGACCCGGACGTGGTCGCGGAGTTGCAGGCGAACGGCTACGAGGCGTACCGCCGCTACTCGCTCCGCGGACTCGCTCTGAACCTCCGGGCGGGCGTCGCCTTCCTCACGCAGGGCCACCGGGACCTCGCGATGCCCGCCTGTGCGGGCGCACTGACGGTGCTGTTGTGGCACGGCGTCCCACTGAAGACGATCTCGTGGGACGCCGAGTTCCCCGACGAACCGCCCGAGGTGCGGGCGATTCACGCCGCCATGGCCGAGGAAATCGACCTGCTCGCGGTGCCGAGCGCGGAACTGGTCGACGTCTTCGAGTCGGGCCTGCGTATCTCTCGCGACCGGATGGGTATCACGGGCTACCCCCGAAACGACGCGCTGTTCGGGTCGATTCCGGGCGAGGAACTTGGCACCGACGCGGGGGCGCTGGCCCGCGTTCGGGCGCTCGCGTCCGACCACCCGGTGGTCTGTTACCTGCCGACGTACCGGAGCGACGCCGCCGACTCGCCGACCGACCACCTCGACCTGCGTGCGCTCGACGAGTTCCTCGCCGAGCGCGACGCCTACCTCGTCGTCAAGACCCACCCGAAGGAGGAGGTGTCGCTCCCGCCGAACCTCGACCGAATCGTCCAACTGCCGGCCGCGACCGACGTCTACCCGCTGTTGCGCTACGCCGACGCACTGGTCACCGACTACTCGTCGGCGTACTTCGACTTCCTGTCGCTCGACCGCCCGGTCGTCTTCTACCCCTACGACCTGGAGCGCTACCGGCGCCGCCGGGGGTTCTACTTCGACTACGACGAAGTGACGCCGGGTCCGGTGGTGCGAGAGTTCGACGGTCTGCTGGCGGCGCTCGACGGCGTGCTGACCGACGGCGACCCCTACGGCGACGACCGCCGCGCGTTCCGCGAGCGGCTGTTAGACCGCAATTCGGACGGTTCGCCGGGAAGCGCATCGCGGTCCCGAATCATCTACGACACCATTCGGCGGCGGCTCACAGGCGAAAACGACGAACCCGACGAGTAG
- a CDS encoding NADPH:quinone reductase, with product MRAVRYHEHGGRETLQVDEFDRPDPAPDEIRVEVRAAGVNPVDTYFREGSYEPPKLPMIPGSDFAGVVDAVGEDVSAFAEGDRVFGTGLGNDRQGTYAEYVTAPTDCAARLPEDVSFDEGAAVALVGVTAWRALVDHAGVEPAETCLVHGGSGGVGHVAVQLAAASGATVLTTASEEHHDRLADLGADAVFDYRRDDLADAVVEAGRPDAILDHRLDDYLDFDAEVGAKGVRVAGIGNTVPEAGFDNIAAARSREMSLHLMSMFNTPDFAAVLEKLAALMEAGDLRVEIAETYDLEQADEAQRAVMEDSILGKLVVEP from the coding sequence ATGCGAGCAGTTCGATACCACGAGCACGGCGGACGCGAGACGTTGCAAGTCGACGAGTTCGACCGCCCCGACCCGGCCCCCGACGAGATTCGCGTCGAGGTTCGCGCCGCGGGCGTCAACCCGGTGGACACCTACTTCCGCGAGGGGAGCTACGAACCCCCAAAACTCCCGATGATTCCGGGGTCGGACTTCGCGGGCGTCGTGGACGCCGTCGGCGAGGACGTCTCGGCGTTCGCGGAAGGCGACCGCGTCTTCGGCACTGGCCTCGGCAACGACCGCCAGGGCACCTACGCCGAGTACGTCACCGCGCCGACCGACTGCGCGGCCCGCCTGCCCGAGGACGTGAGTTTCGACGAGGGCGCGGCGGTCGCGCTGGTCGGCGTCACGGCCTGGCGCGCGCTGGTCGACCACGCCGGCGTGGAACCGGCAGAAACCTGCCTCGTCCACGGCGGGAGCGGCGGCGTCGGCCACGTCGCGGTCCAACTGGCCGCCGCCTCCGGCGCGACGGTGCTCACGACCGCGAGCGAGGAGCACCACGACCGACTCGCCGACCTCGGCGCCGACGCGGTGTTCGACTACCGCCGCGACGACCTCGCCGACGCCGTCGTCGAGGCCGGCCGCCCGGACGCGATTCTCGACCACCGCCTCGACGACTACCTCGACTTCGACGCCGAGGTCGGCGCGAAGGGCGTCCGGGTCGCCGGCATCGGCAACACCGTCCCGGAGGCAGGCTTCGACAACATCGCGGCCGCCCGGAGCAGGGAGATGTCCCTCCACCTGATGAGCATGTTCAACACGCCCGACTTCGCCGCCGTCCTGGAGAAACTGGCGGCGCTGATGGAGGCGGGCGACCTCCGCGTCGAAATCGCCGAGACGTACGACCTGGAGCAGGCCGACGAGGCCCAGCGGGCGGTGATGGAGGACAGCATTCTCGGGAAACTGGTCGTCGAGCCGTAA
- a CDS encoding mechanosensitive ion channel family protein produces MTNGLPGSGVWAGAPLPVVALVALQTTTPDSGVGPDELVEYWPGVVRTGWFVAGFLAVVVLSRFLVEPTLRRIVRRRNRNNPTLREAIFRYVHVLVFVVAVFVGAGVAGFGRFLSNSALILSAATLAVGVAGQEVIGSLVSGMALVLDPEFNVGNYIEWEEGEGTVRTITLRVTRVQTPNGELVTIPNTMLTSQSITRPFGRGNYRVVENIGLAYEDDADEAISHLVAVADEFDEILDQPAPNAYVDELGDDAVVVAVHYWIEDPERRDVVRIRSAYARAVKRRFEDVDITISPASQRDLQGRIEVADPA; encoded by the coding sequence ATGACGAACGGACTCCCCGGGAGCGGCGTCTGGGCGGGGGCGCCCCTGCCGGTCGTCGCTCTCGTCGCGCTCCAGACCACCACTCCCGACTCTGGCGTGGGGCCGGACGAACTCGTCGAGTACTGGCCCGGCGTCGTCCGCACGGGATGGTTCGTCGCGGGGTTCCTCGCGGTCGTCGTCCTCAGTCGGTTCCTCGTCGAGCCGACGCTCCGGCGCATCGTCCGGCGTCGGAACCGCAACAACCCCACGCTCCGCGAAGCCATCTTCCGGTACGTTCACGTGCTCGTCTTCGTCGTCGCGGTGTTCGTCGGTGCGGGCGTCGCCGGGTTCGGTAGGTTCCTCAGCAACTCGGCGCTCATCCTGAGCGCCGCGACGCTGGCGGTGGGCGTCGCCGGCCAGGAGGTCATCGGTTCGCTCGTGAGCGGAATGGCGCTCGTACTCGACCCGGAGTTCAACGTCGGCAACTACATCGAGTGGGAAGAGGGCGAGGGGACCGTCCGGACCATCACCCTCCGGGTGACCCGCGTCCAGACCCCGAACGGCGAACTCGTGACGATTCCGAACACGATGCTGACGAGCCAGTCCATCACCAGGCCGTTCGGCCGGGGGAACTACCGGGTGGTCGAGAACATCGGCCTGGCGTACGAGGACGACGCCGACGAGGCGATTTCACACCTCGTGGCGGTGGCCGACGAGTTCGACGAGATTCTCGACCAACCCGCTCCGAACGCGTACGTGGACGAACTGGGCGACGACGCGGTGGTCGTCGCCGTCCACTACTGGATAGAGGACCCCGAGCGCCGCGACGTCGTTCGCATCCGGTCCGCCTACGCGCGGGCCGTCAAACGCCGGTTCGAAGACGTCGACATCACCATCAGCCCGGCCTCCCAGCGCGACCTCCAGGGCCGGATCGAGGTGGCCGACCCCGCCTGA
- a CDS encoding integrin alpha — MQGERPEQSVGEQGQRTEPDSRPNRAGRRFAGRRARDAVLAALIVVSSMVLSGVGAGVVANSVDGPGPAGSNANLDALAADRSTPDSGGTLSGVVDLENADTKVVGESDGDRTGWSLDYVGDVNGDGRADVLVGVPRNDSGANNSGAAFLFYGPVERGDVRLSDADAMFVGASARDRAGFSVAGGDLDGDGYADVVVGAPFDDSGGENAGAAYVFYGGESLRGTHSVSDADATFAGERADDKAGWSVGIAPSVTGSGDDALLVGAPYEDAAGADAGATYVVAGDAPSGHVGLADADAKLVGERARDRAGWSVSNAGDVDGGGANEVVVGAPGANAAAEDSGAAYVVADPLGPGATDPDSPTGANLTDVAARLAGVAAGDQAGFSVSDAGDVNDDGRADVVVGAPYSDAGGNDSGAAYVVYGDRSLDDASLADADLTMVGEAENDRAGWSVSSAGSGDVTCDGVADVLVGAPFHDVGEAANAGAAYLVYGGTDRHVLDLSNADATLVGESKNDRAGYAVSDVGDISGDGNEDLLVGAPFDDSGGEDAGAVYAVYGECPTQDHREETETDDHETPTDETATETEDEHPAEETTEKTTKTTHETPETTETTETTKKTETTIETTTAKHTTETTETTETTETTTETTKTTDITTETTTETTETTKITETTSTTTETTKTTTETTGTTQTTTETTSTTETTTETTKTTTETTTQTTTETTDTTTKTTETTSTTETTTETTDTTTETTETTTDTTTTTTEDDKRAAISFVAFCVDDGGKRTGNDPCPSGERLLVKFEWNGNAFVPEGGDSKGVSVTPTQFKDGDPSEPVAATWTSQQEISTVVVKSGGETCNYPGGTGGTVESCDTSSGQANSRGVDPGLVLGGWSGLVVGGFASGTVLARRRRNFD, encoded by the coding sequence ATGCAGGGAGAGCGACCGGAGCAGTCGGTGGGGGAACAGGGGCAACGGACGGAACCAGACAGTCGACCGAATCGGGCGGGGCGACGGTTCGCCGGGCGGAGAGCCAGAGACGCCGTCCTCGCGGCGCTGATCGTCGTGAGTTCGATGGTGCTGTCGGGGGTCGGCGCCGGCGTCGTCGCGAACTCGGTCGACGGCCCGGGACCGGCGGGGTCGAACGCGAACCTGGACGCGCTCGCCGCCGACCGGAGCACCCCCGACTCCGGCGGAACGCTGTCGGGCGTCGTCGACCTCGAGAACGCCGACACGAAGGTCGTCGGCGAGAGCGACGGCGACCGCACGGGGTGGTCGCTCGACTACGTCGGCGACGTGAACGGCGACGGGCGCGCCGACGTCCTCGTCGGCGTGCCGCGCAACGACAGCGGGGCCAACAACTCCGGAGCCGCGTTCCTCTTCTACGGCCCCGTCGAGCGCGGCGACGTGCGACTGTCGGACGCCGACGCGATGTTCGTCGGCGCGTCGGCCCGCGACAGGGCCGGCTTCTCGGTCGCTGGCGGCGACCTCGACGGCGATGGCTACGCCGACGTGGTGGTCGGCGCGCCCTTCGACGACAGCGGCGGGGAGAACGCCGGCGCGGCGTACGTCTTCTACGGCGGCGAGTCGCTCCGCGGTACGCACTCCGTCTCGGACGCCGACGCCACGTTCGCGGGCGAGCGCGCCGACGACAAGGCCGGATGGTCGGTCGGCATCGCGCCGAGCGTCACCGGTTCCGGCGACGACGCCCTGCTCGTCGGTGCGCCCTACGAGGACGCGGCGGGTGCCGACGCCGGCGCGACGTACGTCGTCGCCGGCGACGCGCCGTCCGGGCACGTCGGCCTCGCCGACGCGGACGCGAAACTCGTCGGTGAACGTGCCCGCGACCGCGCCGGATGGTCGGTTTCGAACGCGGGCGACGTCGACGGCGGCGGTGCGAACGAGGTCGTCGTCGGCGCGCCGGGCGCGAACGCCGCGGCGGAGGACTCGGGTGCGGCGTACGTCGTCGCCGACCCCCTCGGACCCGGGGCGACCGACCCGGACTCGCCCACCGGCGCGAACCTCACCGACGTCGCCGCGCGACTCGCGGGGGTCGCGGCGGGCGACCAGGCGGGCTTCTCGGTTTCTGACGCCGGCGACGTGAACGACGACGGCCGCGCCGACGTGGTGGTCGGCGCACCCTACAGCGACGCCGGCGGCAACGACTCCGGCGCGGCCTACGTCGTCTACGGCGACCGGTCGCTCGACGACGCCAGCCTGGCCGACGCCGACCTCACGATGGTCGGCGAGGCCGAGAACGACCGGGCCGGCTGGTCGGTGTCCTCGGCCGGGTCGGGCGACGTGACCTGCGACGGAGTGGCCGACGTGCTGGTCGGCGCGCCGTTCCACGACGTCGGCGAGGCGGCGAACGCGGGCGCGGCCTACCTCGTCTACGGCGGAACCGACCGGCACGTCCTCGACCTCTCGAACGCCGACGCCACGCTGGTCGGCGAGTCGAAGAACGACCGGGCGGGCTACGCCGTCTCGGACGTCGGCGACATCAGCGGCGACGGTAACGAGGACCTGCTGGTCGGCGCGCCCTTCGACGACAGCGGCGGGGAGGACGCCGGCGCGGTCTACGCCGTCTACGGCGAGTGCCCTACGCAGGACCACCGCGAGGAGACGGAGACGGACGACCACGAGACGCCGACCGACGAAACCGCGACGGAAACCGAGGACGAACATCCGGCCGAAGAGACGACCGAGAAGACGACGAAGACGACCCACGAAACCCCCGAGACGACCGAAACCACGGAAACGACGAAGAAGACCGAAACCACGATAGAGACGACGACCGCCAAGCACACGACGGAAACCACCGAGACGACGGAGACGACCGAAACGACTACCGAGACGACGAAGACGACGGACATCACCACGGAAACCACCACCGAAACGACGGAAACGACGAAAATTACGGAGACGACCAGCACGACGACCGAAACCACAAAAACGACCACAGAAACCACAGGGACGACGCAAACGACCACCGAAACGACCAGCACGACGGAGACAACAACTGAGACGACCAAAACGACGACTGAAACGACCACTCAGACGACGACCGAAACGACGGACACTACGACGAAGACGACGGAAACCACCAGCACCACCGAAACGACGACCGAAACGACGGACACCACCACGGAAACAACGGAGACGACCACAGACACGACCACCACGACCACCGAAGACGACAAACGGGCCGCGATAAGCTTCGTCGCGTTCTGCGTCGACGACGGGGGGAAACGCACCGGCAACGACCCCTGTCCGTCCGGCGAGCGCCTGCTCGTCAAGTTCGAGTGGAACGGCAACGCCTTCGTCCCCGAGGGCGGCGACTCGAAGGGTGTGAGCGTGACGCCGACGCAGTTCAAGGACGGCGACCCGAGCGAACCGGTCGCGGCGACCTGGACCTCCCAGCAGGAAATCTCGACCGTGGTCGTGAAGTCCGGCGGAGAAACCTGCAACTACCCCGGCGGAACCGGCGGCACGGTCGAATCCTGCGACACGTCGTCGGGGCAGGCGAACTCGCGCGGAGTGGACCCCGGACTCGTGCTCGGCGGATGGTCGGGACTCGTCGTCGGCGGGTTCGCGTCAGGGACGGTCCTCGCCCGGCGACGTCGGAACTTCGACTGA
- a CDS encoding SDR family NAD(P)-dependent oxidoreductase, with amino-acid sequence MSVSFDFTDSVALVTGASGALGSAVCEAFASAGATVAAADVVAPDDEDAQLDAGENVHFYEGDFTDESSVESVIDEIVDDHGGIDYLANIAGTWRGGTPVEETDVETFDFLFDVNLKTMFLASKHALPHLRAGSGGRGEGESGREGSGGAIVSVSARSSLKGGEGDGPYRASKAGVRLLTETLAEENAGEVRANAVMPSVIDTPANREMMPDADHEEWVTPAEIAETMLVLCSDATAVTSGAAVPVYGEA; translated from the coding sequence ATGAGCGTCAGCTTCGACTTCACCGACTCCGTCGCGCTCGTCACCGGGGCGAGCGGCGCGCTCGGGAGCGCGGTCTGCGAGGCGTTCGCCTCCGCGGGCGCGACCGTCGCGGCCGCCGACGTGGTCGCGCCCGACGACGAGGATGCACAACTCGACGCGGGCGAGAACGTCCACTTCTACGAGGGCGACTTCACCGACGAGTCGTCGGTCGAGTCGGTTATCGACGAAATCGTCGACGACCACGGCGGCATCGACTACCTCGCCAACATCGCGGGGACGTGGCGCGGCGGGACGCCCGTCGAGGAGACCGACGTCGAGACGTTCGATTTCCTCTTCGACGTGAACCTCAAGACGATGTTCCTCGCCAGCAAGCACGCCCTGCCCCACCTCCGAGCGGGGAGCGGCGGCCGGGGAGAGGGCGAATCCGGACGCGAGGGGTCCGGTGGCGCCATCGTCTCGGTGTCCGCCCGGTCGTCGCTGAAGGGCGGCGAGGGCGACGGGCCGTACCGGGCGTCGAAGGCGGGGGTTCGACTCCTCACCGAGACGCTCGCCGAGGAGAACGCGGGCGAGGTCCGGGCGAACGCGGTGATGCCGAGCGTCATCGACACGCCCGCCAACCGCGAGATGATGCCCGACGCCGACCACGAGGAGTGGGTCACGCCGGCCGAAATCGCCGAGACGATGCTGGTCCTCTGCTCGGACGCGACGGCGGTGACCAGCGGCGCGGCGGTGCCGGTGTACGGCGAGGCGTGA